The following proteins are co-located in the Flectobacillus major DSM 103 genome:
- the rmuC gene encoding DNA recombination protein RmuC gives MNSILLVILIVLVLINIWITFARKSEPKNEELKFEVQKISYDLVKLQNILRDELTNNREENRRASQDSRKEISLAFNTLGQNVLQNSSHLNAAQNNQFETFSKQLGFFIQNVEEKMLRLQNTLQLLGKENREEITLARQGTEKQLDKIRETVAQQLQTLQSENAKKLEEMRNTVDEKLQSTVEKRFNESFKIISERLEQVHKGLGEMQTLASGVGDLKKVLTNVKTRGNLGEIQLGAILEQILSPEQYEQNVSVKAGSQERVEYAIKLPNKNEDSQAVLLPIDSKFPNEDYQRLLEAYDNAGVLSTKAIEDISKQFENAIKKNAKDIKDKYLNPPHTTDFAIMFVPTEGLYAEILRRTGLFETLQRDYRISVVGPTNLAAFLSSLQMGFRTLAIEKRSSEVWEVLGAVKTEFGNFGRVLGKTKKKLQEATNVIDQAEIRSRAIERKLRTVQELPQDQATLLLGESIEIELDNRATEDED, from the coding sequence ATGAATAGCATTTTATTAGTAATCCTGATTGTACTGGTGCTTATTAATATCTGGATAACATTTGCTCGTAAATCAGAACCTAAAAATGAAGAGCTGAAATTTGAGGTTCAAAAAATAAGTTATGATTTAGTTAAGTTACAGAATATCCTGCGTGACGAACTAACCAATAACCGAGAAGAGAATCGTCGTGCGTCTCAGGATAGTCGTAAAGAAATCAGTCTGGCTTTTAATACTTTAGGACAAAATGTATTACAAAATAGTAGCCATTTGAATGCTGCTCAGAATAACCAGTTTGAGACATTTTCAAAGCAGCTTGGCTTTTTTATACAAAATGTAGAAGAAAAAATGCTTCGTTTGCAAAATACCCTACAACTTTTGGGCAAAGAAAACCGAGAGGAAATAACCCTAGCTCGTCAGGGTACAGAAAAGCAGCTCGACAAAATTCGTGAAACAGTAGCCCAGCAACTACAAACCCTACAAAGTGAAAATGCCAAGAAATTAGAAGAAATGCGTAATACTGTGGATGAAAAACTCCAGTCAACCGTCGAAAAGCGATTTAATGAATCGTTCAAAATTATTAGCGAACGCCTCGAACAAGTACACAAAGGGCTTGGCGAAATGCAAACGTTAGCTTCGGGAGTAGGCGACCTCAAAAAAGTATTAACTAATGTAAAAACACGTGGTAATCTTGGCGAAATACAACTTGGGGCTATACTAGAGCAAATCCTCTCGCCAGAACAATACGAACAAAATGTGAGTGTAAAAGCAGGAAGTCAAGAAAGGGTAGAATATGCCATTAAATTACCTAACAAAAACGAGGACTCGCAAGCAGTATTATTACCCATCGACTCGAAGTTTCCTAATGAAGATTATCAGCGACTACTAGAGGCTTATGACAACGCAGGGGTATTGAGTACCAAAGCGATAGAAGATATATCAAAACAATTTGAGAATGCCATCAAGAAAAATGCCAAGGATATTAAAGACAAATACCTCAATCCTCCGCACACAACAGACTTTGCCATTATGTTTGTACCAACCGAGGGGCTGTATGCCGAGATACTTAGACGAACAGGGCTTTTTGAGACCCTACAACGAGATTACCGTATTTCGGTAGTAGGGCCAACTAATTTAGCGGCATTTTTGAGTAGCTTGCAAATGGGTTTCCGCACATTGGCAATTGAAAAACGTTCGAGTGAAGTATGGGAGGTATTGGGAGCTGTCAAAACAGAGTTTGGGAACTTTGGGCGAGTGCTTGGCAAAACCAAAAAGAAACTACAAGAAGCTACCAATGTGATTGACCAAGCCGAAATTCGGAGTAGAGCAATAGAACGAAAACTCAGAACAGTACAGGAGCTGCCCCAAGACCAAGCTACCTTGCTATTAGGCGAATCCATAGAAATAGAATTAGATA